The DNA region TAAACACCTAAACGaacaagaaaacaaacaaaactaggctcgactcctaCTTGCAAAAACAAGGATTCCCCGAAAAATACATCAATCCAAACCTCTTGATATGTGTATATGACATCACTTTTTTAAACGTTTTTTATATGTGTATATGTGGAAGTGTTATCCAATTAAACATTAACATCACTTTTTGACTAATTTTGTGATTGCATACATCTCTCTCACATATACTGAAGATGCCTGCATGTGGGGACACATTTTCTTGCTGAAGAAAGCGAGGGGGGTCTTTCTTGGGATATGATAGCTCAAATGGCAACTCCAGATGCATATGTCTCCATAATAAATGTTTTTTGTAAAAGTTAGACTAGACTCTATACTCCAAGAAAAATTAATATAGCACAACAAGCATGTGAGTGAAGAAACGAGAGTAGTGTAGTGGTGCATAAAACGTCTACAAAAGCTGGTGAGTCCTAAAAAACTCGAAGATCTGTGAGTGAGGTTCAGGCCAATCCAAAATAGCACGCACCTATTCATAATATCGGGAAACACCCCCAACAAAGATCACATGACCTAAATGATTAACCTTATCCATTGCAAAAACACCCTTAGAAAATTTGACAACAAAAGCATGTGACTCTAGCAAGTTAAAAATAATAGGTAAATGAATTAAGGGATCACTCAAATTTGAACTGTATAATAAGATATATTAAAAAACTAGAACAAATTGTTGTAGTTAAGGACATAGTAAATCATTCAAGGTGAATGGAAAAGTGGATGGGCATCAATAAGCCCGAATGACATCATAATAAATTCATGATGACCATTGAAAGTTTGAAAAGAAGTTTAATGTATATCTTCCAATGCATCCCTAATCCGATGTTAGACAAAGCGTAAGTCTATCTTGGTAAAAATTTATGCAACACCAATCTCATGCGATAATTCATCAATTATGGAGATGGGAAATCGATCTTTTATTATAATAGTGTTGATGACCTTATAATTAACACAAAATCGTCAAGTTCCATCTTTTGTTACCTGTAGAACTGAGGAGGAAAATGGGTTTTAGTAGGGACAAGATACCTTTCATTAGCATATCGTTTATGATGGATGTCATGGTCTCTTTTGGGTAGTGAGGATATTAATAGGGTTTCAAATTTATGGGTGGTGTATTTGGTAGGAGAGAAATATGGTGGTCATATAGTCTAGAGGGTGGAAGACCATATGGACCCTGGAAACCGTTGGATAAATATTAATAAGGGAACCAATATCTGATTGAAGGACAGTGGTTAAATTTTGAAGGGTAGGGATAGTAATTATCAAACACAACAAGTTCTAATTTAGGAATTCTAAAGAGGGGTTGGTGGGTATCTTAAGAAATTTGGGGGGAATGGCATGGGAGAAAAAAGGAAAAGTAGGTGAGTGCATTTTGGAATGTTGGTTGGGGATTCATGTACGAGGATCCCATAAATGGTGGTGGTTGTGTGGTAGATTTTCTCATAGCTTTAGAGAAACTATGTGGACTGCGTTGAATGCTTTGAAATAAAAGGTGCAGATTATGGAGTAGTGTGGGTAAGGATATGGGTAGTGTGGGTATAAATCGTGGTAATGGGAGAAACAACAAGTGAAATTAAAGATCCATAATCAGTGATAAATAGATGGTTGGTAGGGATATTCGATGATGATGTTGTTTGAGAAGAAGCTCATGATGTTAAGGATTCATGTCTAGAATCCATAACTTGTATTTTTAATGAATGATATTCAACTGATTTTTTAAGTTGTGACTTGCTTCATGACACCTCTCATCCATTTTATGACGGATCTAGATCactttttttaaaattaaaataatacgGAATAACATTTAAAATAGAGACAATTACTAATGCATCCCACATATAACAATACAAGTTATTCAATTATGATTATTTTAGTTTAAAAGCTATCATACAAACCGTGACTATAAAATCTTAgaataaaaattcaaaaacacCCAGTAACGCTACGTCCAGATCCACCAAAATAAAACTCAGGATCTTTTCCACCTCTATCATCATTGAAAACACTATAACAATAAGGTTCTTGAGAAGCTATACTTATAGAATCTGGATATTTAACCTGAAGTGAATAATCCCGAATCCTTATATTACGTATAAAACATGCATGTCCAAATCCATCCTCTGCAGTATATCCACTTCCCATCCATGTTCCTGTGTGAGGAGGACTTGTTCTCACTTTTGAACTAAACACTTCTCCACCCCATTGAACCAATACTGCACTGTGTTTTAAAGATACAAATAATCCAGCTGGCCAATATCCAATAGGAACATTACGGTTTATTTTAAGCCACCAATGTCCCAATTCATCCTAAAATCACACCAccaaaataatatttttttaacacaaaaaataaaaaactaTATATGTAGTGACAAGAATAATATTATTATTACCAAGTGTATTCCAATATTGAGTTCAAATTGTTCTCCATTATCAGATGAAATGGGAGTTATGGCACCACCAAGAGTAAATTCATTGTTTGTTTGCACAAATCCAGAGCAAGTGAGATCAAAGCAACCAGTTGTTTTATATGAATCGCTCTGTATCAAATAGTCGAATAAAAAATAAGTTAATACTTAATTATTTCTCAAATAAAAATAACAAcgaaacaaaaataaaaactaTGTACTTACAGTCCAATAGGCAAAAAGTCTGGTGTCATTGTTACCATAGTAATTTGGATTCACCTAAATCAACATGAAGAATATTTTGTCATGTTTGTGTTAATCATATTATGAAAAATCTAATGAACACTAACCATCCATCCTGCTTCAATGCTTTCAAAATCTAAACCATTTCCAGCCTTGAGCCATATTTGAGCAGTTGAAGAATCCCCATCTAGCTCAATTTTTGGATTCCAAATATTAATATTTCCATCTGCACCTATAAAATTGGATCCTGATGTTTGAAGATGTGCTCCCTAAAAAATGTTTCCGACTTTAGTTTATTGTGCCCTAATATAACTATATTTAAATTCAATATTAAGCATGAAATATACCGAATGACTATTCGTAATAGCTTCAAGGGAGCCATTGAAATTTGAAGTGTTTGTTGAATTATTCAACAATGCTACTGGCTTTATTCCAAAGCGATTAAGAGAAGCAGCTCTTAATAAGTCTTTCTTTAGAATTCTTCGAATAGGAATAGTTCCTTTTGGACAACTTCCACTTTTCTGCCATGTTTGAGATATCTTAAGATAGTCTTGAGAATTGGAGTGTGATTCTTTCAAAAATGTTGGTATTTTCTGTATATGTAATTTTTTAAGATAAAGAGAGACAAACACAATGATTAGTCTAAGAAGAATAGCAATTGCAACTTTGAACATATATATAGTAATTAATATTCATAACAACTTACCTGAATTGTGTGATTTTTTAGAGCTGGATGATCAAAAGCAGGTTGTTGATAAATGTTGACACAATCAATAATATCTCCATCTTCACTCTGCATAAAAATGGTTTAATCTATTAATTTTATTTCAAATTAAAATCAGAGAAAAAATAAGTAATAAGTTGAAAACTCATACAACTAATTATTTAATGAAAAATGGTGTTACAAGCTTTCATACCTTGATAGTTTTCACTGCAGGCTTATTGAGGAGTTTCAATTTTGCTTTGATTTCTACCTCAGAAAATGATAATGCAAAAAATGAACAAAGCAACAAAATTGCAATTTTGTATTTCCCCATTATATAGTTTGATATAATACATTCAAGATGAATTGcaccaatatatatatatatatatatatatatatatatatatatatatatatatatatatatatatatatatatatatatatataatatatatatatatatatatatatatatatatatatatatatatatatatatatatatatatatatatatatatataatatatataaagATGGGTCAAAAGTAATTTTTTTAGTCAACAAATGATATGTTTTGTTGACAGATTAATAAATTGTTAATGATTTTTACTTTTTAATTTCTTCTACTATATTTACACGTTCATTTTCACAATTAAAATCAGAACAAATAAAACAATTTAGTTTATGACATTAACATCTATGGATATTATACGGATTATATaaacaattttaatttaataacttctttttcctttttattttaaCCTATTTTGCGGTagttttttttatattattataaataagGAATGCTGTCTTGATACAGTTGGTAGTTTGTGATACCTACATTGTATGTTTATTAATAAATGATATatttctattattattattattattatttaatttcACATTAATTTTTCTCTCTTACCTTTTcattttaatattattataaataagGAATGCTGTCTTGTTATTGTTTATCCATAAATGATATATTTctattgttattattattattattatttaatttcACATTAAATTTTCTCTCttatcttttatttttttaactTCTTTTTTCTGTTTTCTTCGGATACCCACAACAAGTTCGATCTCCTTCGTTTTTTGTGATTTTAGTTTAGTTTTATAACATAGAGAAATATAATAATTTAAGGATAAAATTCACATCTTTAAAAAATTTACAAATTACAAAAATATTGTGGATTTAGGATTCGTAATTTGTAATTTTTGGTTGTTTATGAATATTAATAAATTCATAGACATCAAAACATGAAATTGGTCAATTGTTTAATGACAAGTTAATACATTTAAAACATTGGTTAATGAATATTTAGACATTAAATTACAAATAATATAAAAATTAGTTGATTCCTGTAAAAGTTGGTTAATAAGTTCCTAGACATAAAAAAATATAAAGTAAACTATATATAAAACAAATTTAGTTAATTGTGTTTAAAAAGTTTGTAAATATATCTTAGAAAATGGTTAACGAGTtttcaaatataaaaaaaataattaaattataaataaaataaaataaattaattgTAAATAAAAAATCATAAATATATGATAAAAAATAGTTAATTAAGTGATTTACTAGTAAATAATGCTACTTGAGTTTATTTTATGTTAATGGAGTTTGGTTTTATGAGGAGAAGAGTGAGTGATTTTGTTATGATAGAGGAGGAGAAGTGAGAATTTAGAGTTAtttgttgtaaattattaacaattaataatatTGAATGTATTCTAAAATGATAATAGGAAacatttgtgaagtgttgcagtAGGTTTGAATTCAAAAATAGATAACACTTGTGAAATGTTGTAGTAGGTTTGAATTTGGAAATAGACAACACTTTATGAAGTATTGCAGAATGCAAAACAGTACAACCTTTAAAAACTGTTGATGTAGGCGAAACAATGCAACACTTTGTAAAAGTGTTGTTGTAGGCGAAATAGTGCAATGTTTGAAAAGTGTTGTTGTAAGCGAAACAATGCAACACTTAAcaaaagtgttgctgaaagtGTGTGTTTCATCGAGGGTCGCAATCTTATGAAACAACACCAGTTTGACCTATAGATTGAGCATTATGGATTCAAAAAAACATATTAGAAAAACCTATCTTTTTCACACAAAATTTTGGATTTCATCTTCCTTACATTCAAGTTTTCATCGGACTTATGGAAATTCGAGTATAAGCTGAATTATCTGGGTTTTTCCGCATTCCAACTCTAAGACATTTGAGAGTGTTTGAAATAATTATAAGGAAAGTGATTTTGTTCACAATTCTAGTCTCAACCCATTTGATTTATAAATTAATTTTCTAACAATCTTATAAGTATTATAAATAATGGCAACCGAGTCCTTCGTTTCAAGTATCGAAGTGACAAATCAAAAACACTACAAGAAAGAGTACAAGAAGAAATCGTCATTATCGATCCGGGTAAGTTTTTATGGTTTCTCATAGAAATTAGAATAAcatgaaaatcataaagtcaagCTCCGGGTATGTTTTTATGGTTTCTCATAGAAATTAGAATAAcatgaaaatcataaagtcaagATCCAAAATTAAATTTTACATGAAATCTTCATACCATCGTTCCATTCTATGTGAGAATAATTATGTGAAAAATATATACACCAGTTTGATTCAACATTATTGCATAATGTTTGAATTATTTTCTAACGTATTGTAACAACAATTTAAATATATAATTGTAATTAAATTTTCACGTATATTCTAATAATAGTATTTCAAAAAGTAACATATATAATTAATGGATTATTTCTTTCACTATTCATTAATAATTTATGATATATTATATATGGATTGAATATATAGTATTCTAGCTTTAATGAatcaataatatatatatatatatatatatatatatatatatatatatatatatatatatatatatatatatatatatatatgattgtTTTATTTGGTTGATAATTGTGGTTCCCGTGATTTACATTTCTTTAGTTCTATAGTATAATATATGAGTAATTTACATTTCTTTGGTTCTATAGTATAATATATAAATCATTCAAACATATGGATTACGAATGTTACTGTTCGAGACAAAAGTATTTTGAAAAACTTTAAAAATATGTTTATTTGTAGAAATCAAATTTAATATGAAATGCATACGCATATATAAGTTACATATTTCATACAATTAAACGTTTCAAATATTATACTCAAATCATTTATAAAGTTCTCAAATTATTTTGCATAAAAATCTTTGAAGCAAAAACATAAAAAACTTATTTAAAAATAAGTTGTCGGTACTTTTTAAGTCAGACCCGTTTCACTTTTCAATTCAGATATGGTTAACTGAATTAACAAAACCCGTTGTTGTttcaaaatttgaaaaattgtttgaagttcaaaattcgTCATGCACTTGTTAAGTCAGGTGTCCGTTTAAACGACTTAACAAATCCTTAATAGATTTCAAAATTATGTCTTTTCATGAACCATTGTCATTCTTAACTTTTGCAAACCTTCATGAAAATGTCTCAAACTTTTGCATCAATTCATAGAGGTTTCTTAGAATATAGTTAAGGAAAAATACATTATTTTTCAAATTACTTCTTTCGTTATTAATTTTTCATATCAATTCAAATAATTTTCTAAGTATTCATTCttttttcaaaaaatgttgaaattttgTGCATAACTTCAAAATAATTCAAAAAAGTTTCATAATATATTTCGAGCACTTATGAtttatatatattgtttgcttAATTGTATTGAAGGGGAAGAATAATTATTTATTCCTAGAAATTATCCAAAGATATCTTTTATTTATAAGTATCATTTTGTTGTAACTTGATCACCAAGTGTGTGGTGACAATTATTTGTAAATAGAAAGTGATGTGCTTTCTAAGTGTATGTGATAATCATCATAGTGCTGATGATTATTGAAGAAAGGTCCTTTGAATTGGTTTGATTCAAAGTTCACCATAGTATTTGGTGTATTTGTGAAATTAAGGAAGTAGCTTCAAAAGACTCCATTTTTTTGGAAGGATGCTATCCAAGACAAAACGGATTTAATAATGTCAAACCATACTTAAGAACTTGTCGATCTACCTAAAGGATCAAGAACTATTGGATACAAGTGAATGTTTAGAAGAAAGTATCACAGTGATCATACACTAAACACCTATACATCTATATTAATGACCAGAGTTTTAGGCAAAATGAAGATGCTGATTATTTTGATACATAACATTAGTAGCAAGCACGAAGAAAATTAGAGTATAGTTTGTATTAGATTCTTAGCATGACCTTATAGTTCATCAAATAGATGTCAATGATATTCCTAAATATAGATCTCGGTGAGGAGATTTATATAGAGCAATTGGAAGGTTATGTACTTCCTAGTAATGAACAAAAGGTGTGCAAGCTTGTTAAATACTAttatggattaaaacaagcaaCAACCTAATGACATTAAAAGCTTGACTTTGTTATTGCAAGATTCACCAATTAATGGAGAGACACACAACTTAAGGGGAATCATTATCACaatataaatttaaatatttttcatCATCAAAAGGAGAAGATTGTGAGGAATACATCTTATATCTATTTCAATTTTAATGAAGACAAAGATTATCAAATAGAAAAGGATCAAAAGTGTCATGCACATCAAAAATGAAGTTGATCAAAAAGGTTTAACATAGAAATTCAAATGAAGATTTTAGATAAGTTAACGTAACTAAGGTACTCATTATAATTCATACTATATTACTTTAAATTACTCAGAACTTCATCTATCACTTCATCTAAAAGCCTTTTTGCATCATCATGCATGATTATCTAAAACATTCTTTATCTAACTCTTTTGACAAGTATTTATACACAAAGTTATGCGTGAATATTATGATATTCATTTGTCTCCATGTTGATTATATGATTGATCATTAGAACCGAGATGAGTGGAATTTTAGAAACAAAGAGGTTTCTAACTTCCACATTCAATATGAATGATCTTGGACTAGTTGACACTGTTTTAGGGATCAACGTAAAGCGAAATTGggggggttatgaacttagtcaaaccCATTATGTTGAAAAACTACCTGACAAGTTCAAACACTTACATTCCAAGAAAGTGGTTTTACTAGCAATCAAAATGGTGAACACTGGAAGGCCATCATTAGGATTTTTGCCTATCTTATGAAAACAAAAAATCTTGGTCTCTATTATGGTAGATTTCTTACCGTATTCGAAGGATATACTCATGCGAGTTTGATATCAAATGTTGAATATCATAAATCTGCATTTATGTGGATATATATACTAGCTGGGGGTGCAATTTCTTTGAAGAGAAAGGAACAAATATGGAACACTCTCTCAACCATAGAATCAGATTTCGAGGCACTTGCTTCCGCTGGTGAAGAAGCTGAATGGTTGAGGGACCTTCTGTTTGAAGTTCCATTTTCTAAAGAAAATGTTTCAAAATGTGTTGATACATTGCGGTAGTCAAGCTACTTTACCTAGAGCATACAAAAAGTGCATAACATAAATCCTAAGAAAGTAGAACCTAGTCATTCTTTCGTGATAAAATTGATTAAGGATGTAATCATTTCATTCACATATATATGATCAAACTATAATTTTCTTGATCCATTTACTAAACCACTGGTCAGAGGTTTAATAAAGACTCCCTCGAGAGGTATGAGATTGAAATTCCTTGAATAAGGGTTCCGACAACGGTAGCAAACAAATATGAAGTTAACAAACCTAAAcctaagattcaatgggtaacaacaagtcgttgatttGGATTTTGTACAACATTCAGTGACAATGTTGACTATTACATAATGAAGGTTGAGTTttttcaaactcttaatgaaATTCTATATCGAGGGTATGTATCTCAAGAAATAGATGCAAAATGAACTTCACCTATATGAATTTCGAGATGGTgtcgtctcaaagtgagagtttgagtttctctcatgaaaaaaTCACGAAAATAGGAAAAGAACATGACCATAAATAGTGTTAGGCGAGAGATGTATGCGAAGAactgaaggtagagaaaaacaagaaatgggggtttgaattgttttcacatgaattaaaatatttttcaacaacacacacacacaaaatTATTAATAACTACACAAAcgatttatcctggttcgcttgaaattcaaagctactgcagtccacccggccaaggtgatttctccttcaacaaagacttaatccactaatctcaaTAGATTACAAGGTTCGTCTAAGGGTTCAAcaacctcttagccctctcaagtatacagacctaaataagtcacttgaggaatcaaAAGCAATTACAGGAATTACAAAGTGTTTCGctagatgcttctagataagAAGTATAGACACAATTTAAGAACAGTAAAAGATAACCACACAATATTAAGCAACAACTCTTGTATGGAAACTTTTTCTTACAACAATAATGGTGAAAAAGTGATATTGTATGTAGTTAGTTATTCTTCGTAAGAATGGTGAGAGAGTTGTATGACAATGTTGTTGTATCAAAGTTGTGTAATTGTGCATGTTGTGAAGAGGCCTTTATATAGCACTTAAGATAATACCGTTGGGGGGAAATTAATAAAGATTTTGTGCTAGCTATGGGAGACAAATGTAGTTAgtttcttgtcctttccatagcagaCTCGGAGCATAATCATATGTTTCCTTAAAAAGATTGTACTACAATTTGAATGCTTCCAACTTAAGTTTTTGACCAGATGACATCTGATGGCATGTTTCTGAGCATGTGTCAGAGTGAGGTgagcatgatcagagtcttcaaAGTTAGATTCTTTAGATATCTCTTGTAGAATCTTCAGATAAAgtgtagcgataaattcatgatcatcaagctcTGGATAAGCTaaagatcaaataacaagagtcgccaccgcgcttttattgtttccaagggaaaaggaaaaaagtacgaacaaaacccaaaagtaagaagttttcaaatcaaaactaataaaatgtcaaagattacaggtaagggggttggttacacagagggaaggtgttatcacccaaattgtcctaggtactcctagggagccctttttgtgtgcatatgtacttggtataaaatgatgtttacaaacaaataaaatgggggcataagaaaagaattaattaattatattttaatgtttgaaaagaccttcgatcttgtgcctacgtaccaacataaaaatgagggatcaaaacctcgtagttcgtgatacaaatttcaaagtggatgcattgcttcttaatgaaaattgagtttgaaaggcacaaaggcctaaaaatgttttgaatgagttagttctttttttggctttttgaaattttaagtcaagtataattacatttattcacaagtttgatttaagaaaagaagtttgaaaaacgcaatggcataaggccaaagtttttatctttttgcaaagtggtcaaagtttagaacaaaataagttcaatcaaagaaggttttgaaaaagagagggagagattttgaaattaaagaaagtggggagaagatgaagagactatcctatgtacaaaattaaaagtttagagttgaaaagatctgaccaaatgggtagcaatccaatagacaagaatgtcaatagaaacccagaattctcttggacttttagaatcaagcaacacacaaatgcacaattctattaatcttgaagagaaaaggcatcaaataaagatggccatatccaagcttatccattccatgatcttcttcaaaatagcaCATGTAACAGATAAgtttcacaagtcacaggttcaaaataacagcttcacaatgatcatgttgcagatgaacttagaaggatcttgaatgatgtatcagatgaagtttcaaattgcaagcacttgatttcacaataagttggcattggccaagtcctttagcataggaatattgcctaaattctaagtccatttttccaagatcaagccaacagtccacacaaaagttatttagggtttttgttgttattatgtacattaatggtcaaagaccacacaaacaaacaaagtatacacaaacaaaatatatcacacaatatggtccaagtggacaaagtgaaaattgcattaacataaacaattagagtgatatgaacaatggcaaatgtataaaagctagaattaaatggcattaaagtaaagggcttgaaattaaaagttagtatttaataggttagaagttagtattgttttgcttttgcttttcattttaagacattctttggagaacactcaacccacttatcacaagcatggatccttgaaccaagacatcttccaaaggaaggaaaaaaggccaagtttccacacaataccatgaaagaggggagacttacaatctcactaactagaatgcttatgccttttatgtcacaaatttagcgctatgttaagcaatcgtaattggacttatgtagaagtcacaactatttgaggtcgggcaatataattttggtgttaatgcatgttagag from Lathyrus oleraceus cultivar Zhongwan6 chromosome 1, CAAS_Psat_ZW6_1.0, whole genome shotgun sequence includes:
- the LOC127095596 gene encoding uncharacterized protein LOC127095596, which codes for MGKYKIAILLLCSFFALSFSEVEIKAKLKLLNKPAVKTIKSEDGDIIDCVNIYQQPAFDHPALKNHTIQKIPTFLKESHSNSQDYLKISQTWQKSGSCPKGTIPIRRILKKDLLRAASLNRFGIKPVALLNNSTNTSNFNGSLEAITNSHSGAHLQTSGSNFIGADGNINIWNPKIELDGDSSTAQIWLKAGNGLDFESIEAGWMVNPNYYGNNDTRLFAYWTSDSYKTTGCFDLTCSGFVQTNNEFTLGGAITPISSDNGEQFELNIGIHLDELGHWWLKINRNVPIGYWPAGLFVSLKHSAVLVQWGGEVFSSKVRTSPPHTGTWMGSGYTAEDGFGHACFIRNIRIRDYSLQVKYPDSISIASQEPYCYSVFNDDRGGKDPEFYFGGSGRSATTSANSTTVITIDATIVAITVADTAFAGVVIKSSSVVPLANGNFVSYPWGMPTHHSPQVVDIDNHEIPQGQTHQSFVPVTIKTPNDNEPEYKGPHLHFHVPPQAIQPTIHNLNQGVQMPPLYSRASSAVAPPFTHYGASYAPYGISMLKTGKIASIESQQTVAKKPWGGFSKKKKKAEASVVIASFHP